In a single window of the Cucumis melo cultivar AY chromosome 11, USDA_Cmelo_AY_1.0, whole genome shotgun sequence genome:
- the LOC103497756 gene encoding protein GFS12 isoform X2: protein MEEQTRFCYECLKSRIKFDFSDRLIVSYAVSDSALPFTSTAVVQASNGETSGSQFMIVYLPAHDHNCITNYVNEYLLDNVNSLSEESFHTMSPVSGDQEDSTRAASLHSSQIGEKSPTDSPNYNHSSRLSCSRIVSSLAPVARVSISSPSIFEEIASNLLSGSLEDHVLHSLCLLIEGRASGRDSVNFLSLLGIPFFQENVFQNCLRHPNVVPVLSMLRTSGYTNAILPTTPYTLENILHYSPDALKSEWHIRFLLYQLLSALAFIHGLGIFHGKICPSSVMLNEMCWSWLHICDMPGLVCDLNRKENNSSMTTSEQINCYAKDCSSKALYADFKLSSSIDWPSDFIRWWRGELSNFEYLLALNRLAGRRWDDHKFHTIMPWVIDFSTKPDETSDVGWRDLSKSKWRLAKGDEQLDFTYTASEIPHHVSDECLSELAVCSYKARRLPLSILRMAVRSVYEPNEYPSNMQRLYQWTPDECIPEFYCDSQIFYSMHEGMADLAVPPWAGSPEEFIKLHRDALESDRVSAKLHEWIDITFGYKMSGEAAIDAKNVMLPLSEPTVPRSIGRRQLFGRPHPKRQVPTKRSCQSPVISVVNRGRVSEMEDKSTIMSEILYLEDLEVASSFLEEGRHLSALYGYFAKKPEDMSPKELSSAKSFNRCLSNSSDIFAQHEQRTNITLNYLLEHVEVESKDSIGYQELLSWKEKIFHLQFSDGVASDIFSIGCILAELHLKKPLFHSTSLAMYLESGILPGFIQELPPDIKILVEACLQKDLTRRPSAKNILESPYFPATIKSCYLFLAPLQLLAKDATRLRYVANFAKQGALKAMGDFAAEMCAPYCMPLILTPQTDAEVEWAYVLLKEFLKCLMPKAVKTLVLPVIQKILQITGYSHLKVSLLQDSFVREIWNRVGKQVYMETIHPLVISNLSVAPHKSSAAAASVLLIGSCEELGMPVTINQTILPLINCFGKGICADGMDALVRIGGLFGDTFIVKQMLPLLKNVVRCCIKFSSVSKPEPMQSWSSLALIDCFTTLDGLVAYLPGEVVLKELIEVAASSLMTICQLIGSDMTALHLIPQLREVFDELAFSQEAAYRSTSLGRNMKSSKPSIDGDVLNEGRMDLVLILYPTFASILGIEKLRQCCTTWLLLEQYLLRYHNWKWECTGTSSRCSSEKSISKRNEFSKGSTSEYSPAKLLLNGVGWSIPQSQRAQGAKNLMPLRHDVHRGSMQMHASTSCSIKAEPWFWFPSIASSWDGPDFLGRAVGLKEEHPWKIKASVIYSVRAHQGAVRSLAICPDEFNVFTAGIGSGFKGMVQRWELSTVNCVSGYYGHEEVVNDICVLSPTGRIASCDGTIHVWNSRSGKLISVFAESSVDSAHLASPLSSVLKTNVDHVNSISSNSLSSGILTSAFDGSLYTYMHHIEFAEKLVVGTGNGSLRFIDVAQSQKLHLWRGDGVESGFPSLVSAIGSYGFDKMVADGASAMPSWIAAGLSSGYCRLFDVRSGTVIATWRAHDGYVTKLAAPEEHMLVSSSLDRTLRIWDLRRLSPSKPIIFRGHNDGVSSFSMWGQDVISISRNKIGLSSLTKSADEDGQYRVIPQNLLSMDQGTRNLSVLSSISILRYSRLFIVGTEDGYMKICS from the exons ATGGAAGAGCAGACGAGGTTTTGCTATGAGTGTCTTAAAAGTCGAATCAAATTCGACTTCTCCGATCGATTAATAGTTTCGTATGCTGTATCCGATTCCGCTTTACCCTTCACCTCCACCGCTGTTGTTCAG GCGTCAAATGGAGAAACTTCAGGTTCTCAGTTTATGATCGTATATTTGCCTGCCCACGATCACAATTGCATAACCAACTATGT GAACGAGTATTTGCTGGACAATGTTAACAGTCTTAGCGAGGAGAGTTTTCACACAATGTCTCCAGTTAGTGGAGATCAAGAGGATAGTACTCGTGCAGCTTCTTTGCATTCGTCGCAAATTGGTGAGAAATCACCAACTGACAGTCCTAACTATAACCACTCCAGTAGGCTCTCTTGTTCGAGGATAGTCAGTTCGTTGGCCCCCGTTGCTCGTGTTAGTATTTCATCGCCCTCTATTTTTGAGGAAATTGCTTCCAACCTGTTGTCTGGATCTTTGGAAGACCATGTATTGCACTCACTCTGTCTTTTAATTGAAGGAAGAGCTTCAGGTAGAGACTCCGTCAATTTCCTTAGCTTACTTGGAATTCCCTTTTTTCAAGAGAATGTCTTCCAGAATTGCTTGAGGCATCCCAATGTTGTGCCTGTTCTTTCAATGCTAAGGACTTCTGGTTATACCAATGCAATATTGCCTACAACTCCATACACATTAGAGAACATTCTCCATTATAGTCCGGATGCCTTAAAGTCCGAGTGGCATATAAGGTTTCTACTATACCAGCTACTATCCGCTCTAGCCTTTATACACGGCTTAGGGATCTTCCATGGCAAGATATGCCCATCCAGTGTAATGTTGAACGAGATGTGCTGGTCTTGGCTGCACATTTGTGATATGCCTGGGCTAGTGTGTGACTTAAAtaggaaagaaaataattctTCGATGACTACATCAGAACAGATAAACTGTTATGCAAAGGATTGTTCTTCTAAAGCTCTTTATGCCGATTTTAAGCTTTCTTCCTCTATAGACTGGCCTTCTGATTTCATTCGCTGGTGGAGGGGTGAGTTGAGTAATTTTGAGTATTTACTTGCCTTAAATAGATTGGCTGGGAGAAGGTGGGACGACCACAAATTTCACACAATAATGCCATGGGTAATTGATTTTAGCACAAAGCCAGATGAGACTTCTGATGTGGGATGGCGAGACTTGAGCAAAAGCAAATGGCGGTTGGCAAAAGGTGATGAACAGTTGGACTTTACCTACACTGCCTCTGAAATCCCACATCACGTGTCAGATGAGTGCCTCTCTGAGCTGGCCGTTTGCAGCTACAAAGCCAGAAGGTTACCTTTAAGCATTTTACGTATGGCTGTCCGTTCAGTTTATGAACCCAATGAATATCCTTCTAACATGCAGAGACTTTATCAGTGGACCCCCGATGAATGCATTCCTGAATTTTACTGTGATTCTCAAATATTCTATTCAATGCATGAAGGCATGGCTGATTTGGCTGTACCTCCATGGGCAGGCAGTCCTGAGGAGTTCATTAAATTGCACCGTGATGCTCTAGAAAGTGATCGGGTCTCAGCAAAACTCCATGAGTGGATCGACATCACGTTTGGATATAAAATGTCAGGTGAAGCAGCTATTGATGCCAAGAATGTTATGTTGCCTTTGTCCGAACCCACAGTTCCGAGATCTATAGGACGTCGTCAGCTCTTTGGTCGACCACACCCAAAACGACAAGTTCCGACCAAGAGATCATGTCAAAGCCCTGTAATATCAGTTGTGAATCGAGGGCGTGTAAGTGAAATGGAAGATAAAAGTACTATTATGTCTGAAATATTATACTTAGAAGACTTAGAAGTAGCATCATCATTCCTTGAAGAGGGCAGACATTTAAGTGCTCTTTATGGCTATTTTGCTAAAAAACCGGAAGATATGTCCCCCAAAGAGTTGTCATCAGCAAAGAGCTTCAATAGATGTTTAAGCAATTCTTCCGATATATTTGCGCAGCATGAGCAGCGAACCAATATTACACTGAACTATCTTCTTGAGCATGTTGAAGTGGAGAGTAAAGATTCAATTGGATATCAAGAATTGTTATCgtggaaagaaaaaatatttcatCTGCAATTTTCTGATGGTGTTGCGAGTGATATATTTTCTATTGGTTGTATTTTAGCAGAACTTCATTTGAAGAAGCCACTTTTTCATTCTACCTCATTGGCTATGTACTTGGAAAGTGGTATCTTGCCTGGCTTTATACAAGAACTTCCTCCTGACATCAAAATTCTTGTTGAAGCATGCCTCCAGAAGGACTTGACAAG GAGGCCGTCGGCCAAAAATATATTGGAATCTCCTTATTTTCCGGCTACAATCAAGTCATGCTACTTGTTTCTAGCTCCCCTTCAACTTCTTGCAAAAGATGCTACCCGACTTCGTTATGTTGCCAATTTCGCAAAGCAAGGGGCTCTCAAGGCAATGGGAGATTTTGCTGCTGAAATGTGCGCTCCTTATTGCATGCCTCTTATATTGACTCCTCAGACAGATGCTGAAGTTGAATGGGCTTATGTACTACTAAAAGAGTTTTTGAAGTGTCTGATGCCAAAGGCAGTGAAGACTTTGGTCTTACCTGTTATCCAAAAGATTTTACAG ATTACTGGTTATTCACATTTGAAGGTTTCCCTTCTCCAAGACTCATTTGTAAGAGAGATATGGAATCGGGTTGGCAAACAAGTGTATATGGAAACAATTCATCCTTTGGTCATATCTAACCTTTCTGTTGCTCCACATAAGAGCTCAGCTGCTGCAGCATCTGTGCTTCTTATTGGCTCTTGTGAAGAACTTGGCATGCCTGTTACCATTAACCAG ACGATCCTGCCTTTAATTAACTGCTTTGGAAAAGGAATCTGTGCAGATGGCATGGATGCGCTGGTTAGAATTG GTGGTCTTTTTGGTGATACGTTCATCGTCAAGCAGATGCTACCATTACTCAAGAATGTTGTTAGATGCTGCATTAAATTTTCTTCTGTGTCCAAGCCAGAACCTATGCAAAGTTGGAGTAGTTTAGCTCTTATTGATTGTTTCACCACATTAGATGGCCTTGTTGCCTACTTACCTGGTGAAGTGGTATTAAAGGAGCTTATTGAG GTTGCTGCTAGTTCTCTAATGACAATTTGTCAGCTAATTGGATCAGATATGACTGCATTGCATCTAATACCCCAACTTAGAGAGGTATTCGATGAGCTTGCTTTTTCGCAGGAAGCTGCTTACCGATCTACTTCTCTTGGCAGAAATATGAAATCTTCCAAACCAAGCATTGATGGAGATGTCCTCAATGAAGGCCGCATGGACCTTGT ACTGATTTTGTATCCTACATTTGCATCTATTCTTGGTATAGAAAAGCTCCGACAGTGTTGTACTACATGGTTGCTTCTTGAGCAATATCTTCTTCGGTACCATAACTGGAAG TGGGAATGTACAGGGACGTCATCTCGATGCAGTTCGGAAAAATCAATTAGTAAAAGGAATGAATTCAGTAAGGGTTCAACTAGTGAATACAGTCCTGCCAAACTTTTACTTAATGGGGTAGGGTGGTCAATCCCTCAATCCCAAAGGGCTCAAGGTGCCAAAAACTTGATGCCCCTAAGACATGATGTTCATCGAGGTTCCATGCAAATGCATGCATCAACTTCATGCTCTATAAAGGCTGAACCCTGGTTTTGGTTCCCTAGTATAGCATCTAGCTGGGATGGACCTGATTTTCTTGGCCGCGCGGTGGGTTTGAAAGAAGAACATCCATGGAAGATTAAAGCATCTGTTATTTACTCTGTTCGTGCGCATCAGGGGGCAGTAAGATCTTTGGCTATTTGTCCAGATGAATTTAATGTTTTCACTGCCGGAATAGGATCTGGTTTCAAAGGAATGGTTCAGAGGTGGGAACTGTCTACAGTTAACTGTGTTTCTGGTTATTATGGTCATGAAgag GTTGTCAATGACATTTGTGTTTTGTCGCCTACCGGAAGAATAGCGTCTTGTGATGGAACCATACATGTATGGAATAGCCGATCTGGAAAGCTTATATCAGTGTTTGCAGAATCATCGGTGGATTCTGCACATCTCGCAAGCCCCTTGTCTTCTGTCTTGAAGACAAACGTGGACCATGTGAACTCGATAAGTTCCAATTCATTGTCAAGTGGAATACTGACTAGTGCATTTGATGGAAGCTTGTATACGTACATGCATCATATAGAGTTTGCTGAAAAGCTTGTAGTGGGCACTGGGAATGGTTCTCTTAG ATTTATTGATGTTGCTCAAAGCCAAAAGCTTCATCTGTGGAGAGGGGATGGCGTTGAGTCTGGTTTTCCTTCTCTTGTCTCCGCCATAGGCTCTTATGGATTTGACAAAATGGTTGCAGATGGTGCTTCGGCTATGCCTTCCTGGATTGCAGCTGGACTAAGTTCAGGGTATTGTCGACTATTTGATGTGAGAAGTGGAACTGTTATTGCCACTTGGCGGGCACATGATGGTTATGTAACTAAG TTGGCTGCACCAGAAGAGCATATGCTTGTTTCAAGCTCTCTTGACAGGACTTTACGAATTTGGGATTTGCGAAG GCTTTCCCCATCAAAGCCAATTATTTTTAGAGGTCATAATGATGGTGTATCTAGCTTCTCGATGTGGGGTCAAGACGTCATCTCAATTTCAAGAAACAAGATTGGGCTTTCGTCTTTGACAAAATCTGCTGATGAA GATGGGCAATATCGAGTTATCCCTCAGAATCTCTTGAGCATGGACCAGGGAACAAGAAATTTATCAGTATTGTCTAGCATAAGTATTCTTCGTTATTCAAGATTGTTCATTGTTGGAACAGAGGATGGTTACATGAAAATTTGTAGTTAG
- the LOC103497756 gene encoding protein GFS12 isoform X1: MEEQTRFCYECLKSRIKFDFSDRLIVSYAVSDSALPFTSTAVVQASNGETSGSQFMIVYLPAHDHNCITNYVNEYLLDNVNSLSEESFHTMSPVSGDQEDSTRAASLHSSQIGEKSPTDSPNYNHSSRLSCSRIVSSLAPVARVSISSPSIFEEIASNLLSGSLEDHVLHSLCLLIEGRASGRDSVNFLSLLGIPFFQENVFQNCLRHPNVVPVLSMLRTSGYTNAILPTTPYTLENILHYSPDALKSEWHIRFLLYQLLSALAFIHGLGIFHGKICPSSVMLNEMCWSWLHICDMPGLVCDLNRKENNSSMTTSEQINCYAKDCSSKALYADFKLSSSIDWPSDFIRWWRGELSNFEYLLALNRLAGRRWDDHKFHTIMPWVIDFSTKPDETSDVGWRDLSKSKWRLAKGDEQLDFTYTASEIPHHVSDECLSELAVCSYKARRLPLSILRMAVRSVYEPNEYPSNMQRLYQWTPDECIPEFYCDSQIFYSMHEGMADLAVPPWAGSPEEFIKLHRDALESDRVSAKLHEWIDITFGYKMSGEAAIDAKNVMLPLSEPTVPRSIGRRQLFGRPHPKRQVPTKRSCQSPVISVVNRGRVSEMEDKSTIMSEILYLEDLEVASSFLEEGRHLSALYGYFAKKPEDMSPKELSSAKSFNRCLSNSSDIFAQHEQRTNITLNYLLEHVEVESKDSIGYQELLSWKEKIFHLQFSDGVASDIFSIGCILAELHLKKPLFHSTSLAMYLESGILPGFIQELPPDIKILVEACLQKDLTRRPSAKNILESPYFPATIKSCYLFLAPLQLLAKDATRLRYVANFAKQGALKAMGDFAAEMCAPYCMPLILTPQTDAEVEWAYVLLKEFLKCLMPKAVKTLVLPVIQKILQITGYSHLKVSLLQDSFVREIWNRVGKQVYMETIHPLVISNLSVAPHKSSAAAASVLLIGSCEELGMPVTINQTILPLINCFGKGICADGMDALVRIGGLFGDTFIVKQMLPLLKNVVRCCIKFSSVSKPEPMQSWSSLALIDCFTTLDGLVAYLPGEVVLKELIEGQKCLHVMVLIQKNLDVSVLQVAASSLMTICQLIGSDMTALHLIPQLREVFDELAFSQEAAYRSTSLGRNMKSSKPSIDGDVLNEGRMDLVLILYPTFASILGIEKLRQCCTTWLLLEQYLLRYHNWKWECTGTSSRCSSEKSISKRNEFSKGSTSEYSPAKLLLNGVGWSIPQSQRAQGAKNLMPLRHDVHRGSMQMHASTSCSIKAEPWFWFPSIASSWDGPDFLGRAVGLKEEHPWKIKASVIYSVRAHQGAVRSLAICPDEFNVFTAGIGSGFKGMVQRWELSTVNCVSGYYGHEEVVNDICVLSPTGRIASCDGTIHVWNSRSGKLISVFAESSVDSAHLASPLSSVLKTNVDHVNSISSNSLSSGILTSAFDGSLYTYMHHIEFAEKLVVGTGNGSLRFIDVAQSQKLHLWRGDGVESGFPSLVSAIGSYGFDKMVADGASAMPSWIAAGLSSGYCRLFDVRSGTVIATWRAHDGYVTKLAAPEEHMLVSSSLDRTLRIWDLRRLSPSKPIIFRGHNDGVSSFSMWGQDVISISRNKIGLSSLTKSADEDGQYRVIPQNLLSMDQGTRNLSVLSSISILRYSRLFIVGTEDGYMKICS, encoded by the exons ATGGAAGAGCAGACGAGGTTTTGCTATGAGTGTCTTAAAAGTCGAATCAAATTCGACTTCTCCGATCGATTAATAGTTTCGTATGCTGTATCCGATTCCGCTTTACCCTTCACCTCCACCGCTGTTGTTCAG GCGTCAAATGGAGAAACTTCAGGTTCTCAGTTTATGATCGTATATTTGCCTGCCCACGATCACAATTGCATAACCAACTATGT GAACGAGTATTTGCTGGACAATGTTAACAGTCTTAGCGAGGAGAGTTTTCACACAATGTCTCCAGTTAGTGGAGATCAAGAGGATAGTACTCGTGCAGCTTCTTTGCATTCGTCGCAAATTGGTGAGAAATCACCAACTGACAGTCCTAACTATAACCACTCCAGTAGGCTCTCTTGTTCGAGGATAGTCAGTTCGTTGGCCCCCGTTGCTCGTGTTAGTATTTCATCGCCCTCTATTTTTGAGGAAATTGCTTCCAACCTGTTGTCTGGATCTTTGGAAGACCATGTATTGCACTCACTCTGTCTTTTAATTGAAGGAAGAGCTTCAGGTAGAGACTCCGTCAATTTCCTTAGCTTACTTGGAATTCCCTTTTTTCAAGAGAATGTCTTCCAGAATTGCTTGAGGCATCCCAATGTTGTGCCTGTTCTTTCAATGCTAAGGACTTCTGGTTATACCAATGCAATATTGCCTACAACTCCATACACATTAGAGAACATTCTCCATTATAGTCCGGATGCCTTAAAGTCCGAGTGGCATATAAGGTTTCTACTATACCAGCTACTATCCGCTCTAGCCTTTATACACGGCTTAGGGATCTTCCATGGCAAGATATGCCCATCCAGTGTAATGTTGAACGAGATGTGCTGGTCTTGGCTGCACATTTGTGATATGCCTGGGCTAGTGTGTGACTTAAAtaggaaagaaaataattctTCGATGACTACATCAGAACAGATAAACTGTTATGCAAAGGATTGTTCTTCTAAAGCTCTTTATGCCGATTTTAAGCTTTCTTCCTCTATAGACTGGCCTTCTGATTTCATTCGCTGGTGGAGGGGTGAGTTGAGTAATTTTGAGTATTTACTTGCCTTAAATAGATTGGCTGGGAGAAGGTGGGACGACCACAAATTTCACACAATAATGCCATGGGTAATTGATTTTAGCACAAAGCCAGATGAGACTTCTGATGTGGGATGGCGAGACTTGAGCAAAAGCAAATGGCGGTTGGCAAAAGGTGATGAACAGTTGGACTTTACCTACACTGCCTCTGAAATCCCACATCACGTGTCAGATGAGTGCCTCTCTGAGCTGGCCGTTTGCAGCTACAAAGCCAGAAGGTTACCTTTAAGCATTTTACGTATGGCTGTCCGTTCAGTTTATGAACCCAATGAATATCCTTCTAACATGCAGAGACTTTATCAGTGGACCCCCGATGAATGCATTCCTGAATTTTACTGTGATTCTCAAATATTCTATTCAATGCATGAAGGCATGGCTGATTTGGCTGTACCTCCATGGGCAGGCAGTCCTGAGGAGTTCATTAAATTGCACCGTGATGCTCTAGAAAGTGATCGGGTCTCAGCAAAACTCCATGAGTGGATCGACATCACGTTTGGATATAAAATGTCAGGTGAAGCAGCTATTGATGCCAAGAATGTTATGTTGCCTTTGTCCGAACCCACAGTTCCGAGATCTATAGGACGTCGTCAGCTCTTTGGTCGACCACACCCAAAACGACAAGTTCCGACCAAGAGATCATGTCAAAGCCCTGTAATATCAGTTGTGAATCGAGGGCGTGTAAGTGAAATGGAAGATAAAAGTACTATTATGTCTGAAATATTATACTTAGAAGACTTAGAAGTAGCATCATCATTCCTTGAAGAGGGCAGACATTTAAGTGCTCTTTATGGCTATTTTGCTAAAAAACCGGAAGATATGTCCCCCAAAGAGTTGTCATCAGCAAAGAGCTTCAATAGATGTTTAAGCAATTCTTCCGATATATTTGCGCAGCATGAGCAGCGAACCAATATTACACTGAACTATCTTCTTGAGCATGTTGAAGTGGAGAGTAAAGATTCAATTGGATATCAAGAATTGTTATCgtggaaagaaaaaatatttcatCTGCAATTTTCTGATGGTGTTGCGAGTGATATATTTTCTATTGGTTGTATTTTAGCAGAACTTCATTTGAAGAAGCCACTTTTTCATTCTACCTCATTGGCTATGTACTTGGAAAGTGGTATCTTGCCTGGCTTTATACAAGAACTTCCTCCTGACATCAAAATTCTTGTTGAAGCATGCCTCCAGAAGGACTTGACAAG GAGGCCGTCGGCCAAAAATATATTGGAATCTCCTTATTTTCCGGCTACAATCAAGTCATGCTACTTGTTTCTAGCTCCCCTTCAACTTCTTGCAAAAGATGCTACCCGACTTCGTTATGTTGCCAATTTCGCAAAGCAAGGGGCTCTCAAGGCAATGGGAGATTTTGCTGCTGAAATGTGCGCTCCTTATTGCATGCCTCTTATATTGACTCCTCAGACAGATGCTGAAGTTGAATGGGCTTATGTACTACTAAAAGAGTTTTTGAAGTGTCTGATGCCAAAGGCAGTGAAGACTTTGGTCTTACCTGTTATCCAAAAGATTTTACAG ATTACTGGTTATTCACATTTGAAGGTTTCCCTTCTCCAAGACTCATTTGTAAGAGAGATATGGAATCGGGTTGGCAAACAAGTGTATATGGAAACAATTCATCCTTTGGTCATATCTAACCTTTCTGTTGCTCCACATAAGAGCTCAGCTGCTGCAGCATCTGTGCTTCTTATTGGCTCTTGTGAAGAACTTGGCATGCCTGTTACCATTAACCAG ACGATCCTGCCTTTAATTAACTGCTTTGGAAAAGGAATCTGTGCAGATGGCATGGATGCGCTGGTTAGAATTG GTGGTCTTTTTGGTGATACGTTCATCGTCAAGCAGATGCTACCATTACTCAAGAATGTTGTTAGATGCTGCATTAAATTTTCTTCTGTGTCCAAGCCAGAACCTATGCAAAGTTGGAGTAGTTTAGCTCTTATTGATTGTTTCACCACATTAGATGGCCTTGTTGCCTACTTACCTGGTGAAGTGGTATTAAAGGAGCTTATTGAG GGTCAGAAATGTTTGCATGTCATGGTGCTTATTCAGAAGAATTTGGATGTATCAGTGCTTCAG GTTGCTGCTAGTTCTCTAATGACAATTTGTCAGCTAATTGGATCAGATATGACTGCATTGCATCTAATACCCCAACTTAGAGAGGTATTCGATGAGCTTGCTTTTTCGCAGGAAGCTGCTTACCGATCTACTTCTCTTGGCAGAAATATGAAATCTTCCAAACCAAGCATTGATGGAGATGTCCTCAATGAAGGCCGCATGGACCTTGT ACTGATTTTGTATCCTACATTTGCATCTATTCTTGGTATAGAAAAGCTCCGACAGTGTTGTACTACATGGTTGCTTCTTGAGCAATATCTTCTTCGGTACCATAACTGGAAG TGGGAATGTACAGGGACGTCATCTCGATGCAGTTCGGAAAAATCAATTAGTAAAAGGAATGAATTCAGTAAGGGTTCAACTAGTGAATACAGTCCTGCCAAACTTTTACTTAATGGGGTAGGGTGGTCAATCCCTCAATCCCAAAGGGCTCAAGGTGCCAAAAACTTGATGCCCCTAAGACATGATGTTCATCGAGGTTCCATGCAAATGCATGCATCAACTTCATGCTCTATAAAGGCTGAACCCTGGTTTTGGTTCCCTAGTATAGCATCTAGCTGGGATGGACCTGATTTTCTTGGCCGCGCGGTGGGTTTGAAAGAAGAACATCCATGGAAGATTAAAGCATCTGTTATTTACTCTGTTCGTGCGCATCAGGGGGCAGTAAGATCTTTGGCTATTTGTCCAGATGAATTTAATGTTTTCACTGCCGGAATAGGATCTGGTTTCAAAGGAATGGTTCAGAGGTGGGAACTGTCTACAGTTAACTGTGTTTCTGGTTATTATGGTCATGAAgag GTTGTCAATGACATTTGTGTTTTGTCGCCTACCGGAAGAATAGCGTCTTGTGATGGAACCATACATGTATGGAATAGCCGATCTGGAAAGCTTATATCAGTGTTTGCAGAATCATCGGTGGATTCTGCACATCTCGCAAGCCCCTTGTCTTCTGTCTTGAAGACAAACGTGGACCATGTGAACTCGATAAGTTCCAATTCATTGTCAAGTGGAATACTGACTAGTGCATTTGATGGAAGCTTGTATACGTACATGCATCATATAGAGTTTGCTGAAAAGCTTGTAGTGGGCACTGGGAATGGTTCTCTTAG ATTTATTGATGTTGCTCAAAGCCAAAAGCTTCATCTGTGGAGAGGGGATGGCGTTGAGTCTGGTTTTCCTTCTCTTGTCTCCGCCATAGGCTCTTATGGATTTGACAAAATGGTTGCAGATGGTGCTTCGGCTATGCCTTCCTGGATTGCAGCTGGACTAAGTTCAGGGTATTGTCGACTATTTGATGTGAGAAGTGGAACTGTTATTGCCACTTGGCGGGCACATGATGGTTATGTAACTAAG TTGGCTGCACCAGAAGAGCATATGCTTGTTTCAAGCTCTCTTGACAGGACTTTACGAATTTGGGATTTGCGAAG GCTTTCCCCATCAAAGCCAATTATTTTTAGAGGTCATAATGATGGTGTATCTAGCTTCTCGATGTGGGGTCAAGACGTCATCTCAATTTCAAGAAACAAGATTGGGCTTTCGTCTTTGACAAAATCTGCTGATGAA GATGGGCAATATCGAGTTATCCCTCAGAATCTCTTGAGCATGGACCAGGGAACAAGAAATTTATCAGTATTGTCTAGCATAAGTATTCTTCGTTATTCAAGATTGTTCATTGTTGGAACAGAGGATGGTTACATGAAAATTTGTAGTTAG